Genomic window (Nitrospirota bacterium):
CGCTTGCCCTGTCTTTGTCTGAGATGTCATCGGCATAAGAGATGAAGTCGTCAATCATCGCCTCATCCTTATTAAAGACCTCCTGCAACGCGATGATCTTTTTTATGATAAAAGGTATCGCAAAGACGATGCGCCTTTCCTTCTCCCTCTCTGTCTCTATCTTCTTTGCAGCTTCAGTCTCCTCTTCCTTACTGAGCAGGGGGAGGGCGCCCATATCCCTCAGATATATCTTTATAAGGTCATCGGTCAGGAGCGCGCTGTTGGAAAAAGAATTATCTATTTCAGAGGACTCTTCTCCCTCATCACTCTCTTCCGGCAGATCCGTCTCTTCTTCATCATCCGGCAGGAAGATATCAACAAAGTCGCTCATATCAGCTGCCTCCTGATTTCTGCAGGCTGTCCTGCCTCATCTGAAGTTCTCTCAGAAGCTTAATGTCTTTTTTCATCTCAGCATCCCTTATTCTTTCCCTCAGCTCCTGGATCAGGAACCTGCGCTTCTTTTCTTTGATCCCGGCGACACAGTCTCTCAGCACTTTGTCAGGGTCATCAAACTCAGCCTTAAGCATGATCTCACTCAGTAATTCTTTCTCATTATCATCACATTGTAGCATCAGCTTGTCAAAATCCCTAAGGCCTTTTCTTATCTTCTTCAGTATAGAAGCTGTAACTGTATCTTTGAAATCATCTTCCGTAATACTGCCGAATACCATATCAGCTTTTTCAGGGAACTGAAGCAGCAGTTTAATTATATAGGCTTCATCCAGAGGTTTGGGCTTTCTGGCCGGCCCGCTCCCGGCCTTCACATCAGGACGCACCGGAGAACGCACAGCTTTATTCTTCATCTTCTGCAGCTCCTCAAAGATGAAGACCTCTTTTATGCCGAGCTTTTCCGATAACTCTTTGACATAAGCGTCAAGAAGAAGGTTGTCTGATATTTTAGAGACGGTATCAATGGCCTCGCGTGCTATTGCGCGCTTTTCCTTCTTCTGCCTGACCAGAAAATCTATTACTGATAAAGGCTTCTCAAGAAGCTCACCAAAGGCTTTTTTTCCATTCCTCTTTAAGAAACTGTCAGGGTCATCCTTATCAGGCAGAGACAAAATCTTTATATCAAGACCGGATTCAAAGAGGGTTTCAGCCGCGCTTCTTGAAGCCTTAATGCCTGCCTGATCGCTGTCAAAGGCAATTATGACATTATCAGTGAACCTCTTGATCAGCTTGCCGTGCTCCGGTGTGAGCGCGGTCCCGAGAGGCGCAACCGCGTTTGTGAAGCCGTTCATATGCGCGGCTATGACATCGAGGTATCCCTCCATTAACAAGATACGGTCAGCTTCTTTAATATGTTTTTTTGCGTCGTTCAGACCGTAAAGCGCTTTGCTTTTGTTGAAGACAGGCGTCTCAGGCGAGTTAAGATATTTTGGCTCGGAATCATCCATCACCCTTCCGCCGAATGCGATGACATCGCCCCTGAGGTCAAATATCGGGAATATGATCCTGTGCCTGAACATATCAAAATACCCCTTGGCGGTCTTGCTTGCCAGGCCTGACTTCACTATAATCTCAGGCCTGAAGCCCTTGCCCTCGAGATATTTCTTTAGAGCATCCCATGACTTCGGCGCATAGCCGAGATAAAAGAGCTTGCGTGCTTCCTCGGTGATGCCTCTTTTTTCAAGGTATGAAGACGCGATAGGACTCTTCTGGAGATTCTGCTGAAAGAAAGTGAGCGCAAGTTTCTGGATCTTCAGGATCGTCTCTTTTTCCCCTGACCTTCCGGCATCCTCACTTGACATCTTAAGGGTAACCCCGGCTCTTTTCGCAAGGAACCTGAGCGCTTCCTTGAATTCGATCTTCTCGTGCTGCATTACAAAGGTGAAGATATCGCCTCCGTTGCCGCATCCGAAACAACGATATATCTGCTTGGCAGGGTTGACTGTAAAAGAGGGGGTTTTTTCGGCATGGAAAGGGCAGAGCCCCTTCCAGTTATGCCCGGCCTTCTTCAGAGATACATATTCAGATATCATATCAACGATATCGATCCTGCTTTTTATCTCCTCAAGGCTGCTGTCGTATGAAGGCATGGTCTGAAATAGATTAAAAAATCCGGAGAGTTTTTTTAAGTTTTTTTTTACATTTTGATATATATCGCCGCTTTTTTATTATTCATTAATTATTTTTTCTTGAGCCTGCTGAATCTTCTGAATCCTGAACATTCGATTATCCTGAGACTGCCCTGCTTCTGTATCTCGTCGAACAGAAGGTTCATGCCGAGATTGTCGCTTGATATGTGGCCGGCAATCACAACATTTATATTGTGGTCTTCTGCAAGTTTACGGTGGTCATCTCCTATATGCATCCCGACAACCGTTCCTACGCCTGAGACTGCAAGCTTTTCATATATCTCCTTCGGCCCGCCTGTCCCGCCTGTCATATCAACAAATATCTTTCCCGCGCTCCTGTTCTTGTGCCCGGTAAAGAGCTTGGGCCCTGCGTTGATCTTCGCGGACTCCTGATATTCCGGTATCTCAAGAAGCAGGTCCAGCACCTCGCCGACCGTCTCAGGTTTTTTACTGTCAATCATCTTCTGAAGATAGGTGACCACATGGTTGTCAGCCGGTGTATGCGCAGACATCATCGGTATATCAAGCAGCCTGGCGGCATCTACAGCCTGTGTGTGGTTTGCCGGAGATATCCTTCTCTCGACCTCTTTTACCCTGCCTTCCAAAAGGCCCTCGGCGACATTGATCGGCACGCCGAACTTGTGGAATATATCCGCCTGCATCCCCATTACCTCATAGAGGCCGGCATACGCCCTGCCTCCGGGATGATGGGAGATGACAAGGTCAACCTTCTCACCTTTGGATGTAAGCCTGTCAGCAAGAAGCATCTCGCCTGTCCCTATATCTATGCCTACAAGGGCTGTCTTTATCTCTTCCTTTCCTGTGCCGTAAAGTATCCTGGTGTCGGCGTAAGGGTTTGTCAGGCTCTCTTTATCAAAATACTTCTTTTCAGCCTCTTTCATCTCTTTATAACGCTTGTTAGCTTTGTCGAGAGACTTCTGTACCGTCTTTCTGCCGCGCGGGTCAGCCTCCATACCCCTGTCTATTATCGTCTCGTATATATTTCTAAGCTTCATCTACGCCTCCTCAAGAAGTTTTTTAACTAATGCGCTGACAACCTTTCCGTCAGCCTTTCCCTTTGTCTTTACCATCATCGCCTTCATCACATTACCAAAGTCTTTAGCCCCTGCCGCACCTGTCTCTTTGACAGCCTCAACGGCCATCTCTTTTATCCGGTCCTCTGAAAGCTGTTCCGGCAGGTATGACTGAACTATCTCAAGCTCTTGTCTCTCTTTTTCAGCAAGCTCTTCACGCCCGGCCTTTGCAAACTGTTCAACCGACTCTTTCCCCTTTTTCACAAAGGAATTGAGGATCGCCATGGCCTCATCGTCAGTTAACACTACATGCCCTTTATCGATCTCCCTGTTCTTGATGGCGGATTTTACCATACGCAAAATCGATAATCTTGTCTTGTCGTTTGCTTTTAAGGCAGCATTGAGGTCAGATGATATTTGATCGGAAAGAGCCATTAGACTATCCTTTTATCCTGTTGTTTTCATCAAGCAGAATGATCTTTGGCTTGAAGCTCTTTATCTCCTCTTCATTGAAATACTCATATGAAAAGATAATGATCTTGTCGCCCACCTCGCCTTTTCTGGCGGTCGGGCCGTTAAGGCATACCACGCCTGAACCGCTCGGCGCGGGAATAACATAGGTCTCGAACCTCTCGCCATTATTGAGGTTGCTGATCCTGACCTGTTCATACGGAATTATGCCGGTCTCGGCAAGCAGCGACTGGTCTATGGTCAGGCTGCCTTCGTATTTAATATTCGCCTCTGTAACGGTCGCATTATGGATCTTGGCCCGGAGCATACATCTGAACATGATTACCTCTCAATTCTTCATTGCTAATAAATTTTACTCTATTATCTTCGGCACCCTGAAAAAACCATCCCGGCTTTCGGGCGCGTTCTCCAATATCTTCTCCCTGGGAAGCGAAGCTGAGACCTCATCGTCTCTGAAGACATTCTTCAAAGGCAGGACATGCGATGTCGGGGCTACATTTCCTGTATCCAGTTCATTCAGCGTGTCGATATATCCCATCACCTTATGCAGCTGATCTGCGAAAAGTCCTTTTTCCTCATCCTTCAGCTTCAGCCTTGCAAGGGAAGCGACGTCTTCGATATTCATCTAAACCCTCTCCAGATTCGCGAACTTCAGCGAGAGCCTCTTTATGCCGACAGAAGGGAAGTTGACCATGACCTTAAAATCATTCGTCTCGCCGTAACAGTCCCTGACAACGCCCTCGCCCCATTTTGGATGGCGCACTCTGACGCCTGAAACAAAAGGAGATGTGCTTCGGGGCCTGACAGGAATGCTGTGGCTCTTGCTGAGCGCTCCTGTCCTGGGCCTTTTCTCTATATAACAGCAGCAGTCAGCAGGTATCTCACTGAGAAACCTTGAAGGCTGCTGATCCTGGATCGAGGCATACAGCCTTCTCCTTTTTGCGCCTGAAAGGAAAAGCATATCGCGCGCCCTTGTCATGCCTACATAAAAGAGCCTGCGCTCTTCCTGTATCTCATCATCTTTCTTGATAGAGTAAAAGTGCGGCATAAGCCCGTCCTCCACTCCGGCAATAAAGACAACAGGCGATTCAAGGCCTTTGACAGTATGTATCGTCATTAAAGAGACCGAGTCTTTCTTCAGGGCTTCGTCCTGCGCGCTGAAGAGTGATGCGTTATCCAGAAACTCCTCCAGGCTGCTGCCCTCGGCAGAGCTTACTATCTCCATAAGGTTCTTGGCCTTCTCCTCCCCGGCCCACTCCAGATAACCGGTATTTTCAAATACAAGATAGACAAGCTTGGAAAGCTCCATATCTTTATTGTCTATGAGCCCGTCAATTACAGATATGAAACCCTTCACCTTATCCTTGAATGCTGAAGAGTATCCGTTGCCCCTGGAGACATGCTTCATGATCCCGTAAAGGCTCTTCTCCTTCTTTACCGCTTCATTGTTCAGCCTTGTAAGCGTTGTCTTGCCGATGCCTCTCGGTGGAGAGTTGATTATACGCTTCAGGCTTATCGAATCATTCGGGTTATTGATCACCTTGAGATAAGAGATAATATCCTTGACCTCTTTCCTCTTGTAAAAACTTATGGAGCCGACCACCTGATAAGGAATGCCGTTGCTCCTCATCGAATCCTCAAGCACCTTTGCCTGCTGGTTGAGCCTGTATAGCACTGTTATGTCGCTGTAAGTGTAGCTGCCCTTAAGGTAGAGTTCTTTTACGGTCTGGGCGATATAACCTGCTTCTTCCTGTTCATTGTTGGCGATGCAGTAAGATATCTTCTCTCCCTTGCCTCTGTCCGTCCAGAGTTTTTTTGCCTTTCTCAGGTCGTTCTGCGCTATCAGGCTGCCTGCCGCGTCAAGAATGTTCTGCGTCGACCTGTAATTCTGCTCCAGCCTTATCACCTTGGCCTTTAAGAAGTCCTTTTCAAAGTCAAGAATATTCCCGACCTCTGCGCCCCTGAACTTATATATGCTCTGGTCATCGTCGCCGACAACACAGATATTCTTGTGTTTTGATGCCAGAAGCCTGGCAAACCTGTATTGCGACAGATTCGTGTCCTGAAACTCATCTATCATCATATGCTCAAACTCTTCCTGATACTTCTTCAGAACTTCAGGGTGCTTTTCAAAGAGCTTCACAGCGCACATGATAAGGTCATCAAAGTCCAGGGCGTTATTCTTTTTCAGGTCATCCTGGTACCTGACATATACCTTGGCAAGTTTTTCATCAAAGCCGAAACTGTCCTCATTGGCAAGAAGGGCTTCGGAAGTTACAAGCGCAGCCTTGAGCGAAGATATCCTCGATGCGATTCCCTTATACAGGGCCTCATGCATCTTATACTCTTTCAGGATAGTCCGGATGAGGCTGCATGTATCGCCGTCATCATATATGCAGAAGTCCCTGCCGTATCCCAGCTTGTCGATCTCTTTCCTTAAGATCCTGCTGGAAAGCGAATGAAAGGTTCCTATCCAAAGGCCCTTTGCGCTCTTTCCCGTGAGCGCCTCGATCCTCTCCTTCATCTCATTGGCAGCCTTGTTGGTAAAGGTCATGGCAAGAATGGATGAGGGGGAGACCTTATGAACGCTGGTAAGATAGGCGAATCTGCGGGTAATTACCCTTGTCTTTCCGCTGCCGGCCCCGGCCAGTACGAGCATGGGCCCGCTTTTATGAGAGACGGCCTGCTGTTGCTGAGGATTAAGATCCTCCAGTAAAACATGTTTAGCCATTTTCGACCTCTTGCTTGTATGCGATATATGTCATCTGATACTAAAAAAGGAGAATTAAGGGAATAGTCTGTTTTATTCTTTCAGTGTCTTATTATATCAGATTAGGCAGGGAAATTTGTAAAGGGGAAAGGCTTATCACTCTACCGTAACGCTTTTTGCCAGATTCCTCGGCTGATCCACATTACATTTCTTCAAAACAGCGGTGTGATAGGCTAACAACTGCAGGGGCACGGTGAAGAGTATCGGCGAAAGATAACGGTTCGTCTCCGGGACGAATAGAACATGGGATGCGTTGTATAAGACCTTTGTATCCCCCTCGATAGCAATCGCAATAACCTTGCCGCTTCTGCTCTTTACTTCTTCAATATTTGAGAGGATCTTCTCATATATTTTTTCACCGCTGCCGGGAACCAGCGCGAGAACCGGCATATCCTTGTCAATGAGCGCTATCGGCCCGTGCTTCATCTCGCCTGCCGGATAACCCTCAGCATGGATATATGATATCTCCTTTAATTTCAGGGCGCCTT
Coding sequences:
- a CDS encoding UvrD-helicase domain-containing protein, whose translation is MAKHVLLEDLNPQQQQAVSHKSGPMLVLAGAGSGKTRVITRRFAYLTSVHKVSPSSILAMTFTNKAANEMKERIEALTGKSAKGLWIGTFHSLSSRILRKEIDKLGYGRDFCIYDDGDTCSLIRTILKEYKMHEALYKGIASRISSLKAALVTSEALLANEDSFGFDEKLAKVYVRYQDDLKKNNALDFDDLIMCAVKLFEKHPEVLKKYQEEFEHMMIDEFQDTNLSQYRFARLLASKHKNICVVGDDDQSIYKFRGAEVGNILDFEKDFLKAKVIRLEQNYRSTQNILDAAGSLIAQNDLRKAKKLWTDRGKGEKISYCIANNEQEEAGYIAQTVKELYLKGSYTYSDITVLYRLNQQAKVLEDSMRSNGIPYQVVGSISFYKRKEVKDIISYLKVINNPNDSISLKRIINSPPRGIGKTTLTRLNNEAVKKEKSLYGIMKHVSRGNGYSSAFKDKVKGFISVIDGLIDNKDMELSKLVYLVFENTGYLEWAGEEKAKNLMEIVSSAEGSSLEEFLDNASLFSAQDEALKKDSVSLMTIHTVKGLESPVVFIAGVEDGLMPHFYSIKKDDEIQEERRLFYVGMTRARDMLFLSGAKRRRLYASIQDQQPSRFLSEIPADCCCYIEKRPRTGALSKSHSIPVRPRSTSPFVSGVRVRHPKWGEGVVRDCYGETNDFKVMVNFPSVGIKRLSLKFANLERV
- a CDS encoding NGG1p interacting factor NIF3: MKLRNIYETIIDRGMEADPRGRKTVQKSLDKANKRYKEMKEAEKKYFDKESLTNPYADTRILYGTGKEEIKTALVGIDIGTGEMLLADRLTSKGEKVDLVISHHPGGRAYAGLYEVMGMQADIFHKFGVPINVAEGLLEGRVKEVERRISPANHTQAVDAARLLDIPMMSAHTPADNHVVTYLQKMIDSKKPETVGEVLDLLLEIPEYQESAKINAGPKLFTGHKNRSAGKIFVDMTGGTGGPKEIYEKLAVSGVGTVVGMHIGDDHRKLAEDHNINVVIAGHISSDNLGMNLLFDEIQKQGSLRIIECSGFRRFSRLKKK
- a CDS encoding DNA primase codes for the protein MPSYDSSLEEIKSRIDIVDMISEYVSLKKAGHNWKGLCPFHAEKTPSFTVNPAKQIYRCFGCGNGGDIFTFVMQHEKIEFKEALRFLAKRAGVTLKMSSEDAGRSGEKETILKIQKLALTFFQQNLQKSPIASSYLEKRGITEEARKLFYLGYAPKSWDALKKYLEGKGFRPEIIVKSGLASKTAKGYFDMFRHRIIFPIFDLRGDVIAFGGRVMDDSEPKYLNSPETPVFNKSKALYGLNDAKKHIKEADRILLMEGYLDVIAAHMNGFTNAVAPLGTALTPEHGKLIKRFTDNVIIAFDSDQAGIKASRSAAETLFESGLDIKILSLPDKDDPDSFLKRNGKKAFGELLEKPLSVIDFLVRQKKEKRAIAREAIDTVSKISDNLLLDAYVKELSEKLGIKEVFIFEELQKMKNKAVRSPVRPDVKAGSGPARKPKPLDEAYIIKLLLQFPEKADMVFGSITEDDFKDTVTASILKKIRKGLRDFDKLMLQCDDNEKELLSEIMLKAEFDDPDKVLRDCVAGIKEKKRRFLIQELRERIRDAEMKKDIKLLRELQMRQDSLQKSGGS
- a CDS encoding GatB/YqeY domain-containing protein — protein: MALSDQISSDLNAALKANDKTRLSILRMVKSAIKNREIDKGHVVLTDDEAMAILNSFVKKGKESVEQFAKAGREELAEKERQELEIVQSYLPEQLSEDRIKEMAVEAVKETGAAGAKDFGNVMKAMMVKTKGKADGKVVSALVKKLLEEA
- a CDS encoding aspartate 1-decarboxylase, encoding MFRCMLRAKIHNATVTEANIKYEGSLTIDQSLLAETGIIPYEQVRISNLNNGERFETYVIPAPSGSGVVCLNGPTARKGEVGDKIIIFSYEYFNEEEIKSFKPKIILLDENNRIKG
- the gatC gene encoding Asp-tRNA(Asn)/Glu-tRNA(Gln) amidotransferase subunit GatC: MNIEDVASLARLKLKDEEKGLFADQLHKVMGYIDTLNELDTGNVAPTSHVLPLKNVFRDDEVSASLPREKILENAPESRDGFFRVPKIIE